From a region of the Acidobacteriota bacterium genome:
- the recO gene encoding DNA repair protein RecO, whose product MPLEKSEAVILRMFNWSESSRTVVFFTRDFGKLRLQDKGGRRLTTKRGRLLPFTRTEVTFYRSERSGSGYISDSEVLEAFSLEGQGELGRLAYASAACELLYLLLPEQETQPELYEYSIAYLRQVAAADRRALPPVFISFFLRLMSQLGYRPSLAYCAGCSTALDRIIAAGQGLVFAPERGGVLCRACQKAGERYIPVSAGGARLLAALQRASLAEAASLPIGYEDACRLIEALTKFLKYHSGLVSDLKSLAFLEKLKNKRLNG is encoded by the coding sequence ATGCCACTGGAAAAGTCTGAAGCCGTCATTCTGAGGATGTTCAATTGGTCGGAGTCCTCACGAACGGTTGTCTTCTTTACGCGGGACTTCGGCAAGCTTCGCCTGCAGGATAAAGGCGGGCGGCGGCTGACCACGAAGCGCGGGCGTCTGTTGCCCTTTACTCGAACGGAAGTGACCTTCTACCGCTCCGAGAGGTCCGGCAGCGGCTACATTTCGGACAGCGAAGTCCTGGAGGCGTTTTCGCTGGAGGGCCAGGGAGAATTGGGCCGGCTGGCGTACGCGTCCGCGGCCTGCGAGTTGCTGTACCTGCTTCTTCCCGAGCAGGAAACGCAGCCTGAGCTGTACGAGTATTCGATCGCATATTTAAGACAAGTAGCGGCGGCTGACAGGAGGGCCTTGCCGCCGGTGTTCATCAGCTTCTTTCTGCGGCTCATGTCACAACTCGGCTACCGTCCTTCCCTGGCCTACTGCGCCGGCTGCAGCACTGCGCTGGACAGGATCATCGCAGCCGGTCAAGGCCTTGTCTTTGCGCCCGAGCGAGGCGGAGTGCTCTGCCGGGCTTGCCAAAAGGCGGGAGAGCGTTATATTCCCGTTTCGGCCGGCGGCGCCAGGTTGCTTGCGGCCCTTCAGCGGGCCTCTCTTGCCGAGGCGGCTTCCCTGCCGATAGGATACGAAGACGCCTGCCGGCTGATCGAGGCGCTGACGAAGTTCCTTAAGTATCATTCCGGTCTGGTATCGGAT